Proteins found in one Hippopotamus amphibius kiboko isolate mHipAmp2 chromosome 12, mHipAmp2.hap2, whole genome shotgun sequence genomic segment:
- the LOC130834061 gene encoding olfactory receptor 6C6, translating into MKNQSMEIDFILLGLTDDPQLQIVVFLFLFLNYTLSLMGNLVIILLTLLDLRLKTPMYFFLRNFSFLEIIFTTVCITRFLVTMVTKEKTISYNNCATQLFFILLLGVTEFYLLAAMSYDRYVAICKPLHYLIIMNSKVCYQLVLGSWVTGFLIIFPPLVMGLQLDFCASKVIDHFICETSPILQISCTDTRILELMSFILAVVTLVVTLVLVILSYTYIIKTILKFPSAQQRTKAFSTCTSHMIVVSLTYGSCIFMYVKPSARERVTVSKGVALLYISVAPLLNPFIYTLRNQQVKEVFWDRLQKMLWFSKKTIIKMLQVITL; encoded by the coding sequence ATGAAGAACCAATCAATGGAAATAGATTTCATTCTCCTAGGATTGACAGATGATCCGCAATTGCAAATTGTGGTTTTCctgtttctatttcttaattACACACTGAGCCTGATGGGGAACTTAGTCATTATCCTCCTCACCCTGCTGGATCTTCGCCTCAAGACACCAATGTATTTCTTTCTCcgtaatttctcatttttagaaaTCATATTCACTACAGTATGTATTACTAGATTCCTGGTAACCATGGTGACTAAAGAAAAAACCATTTCATATAATAATTGTGCAACTcaattgttttttattcttctactGGGAGTTACAGAGTTTTACCTTCTGGCTGCTatgtcctatgaccgctatgttgcCATTTGCAAACCCTTGCATTACCTAATCATTATGAACAGCAAAGTGTGCTATCAGCTGGTACTCGGCTCTTGGGTAACTGGATTCCTAATAATCTTTCCCCCATTGGTGATGGGACTCCAGCTGGATTTCTGTGCTTCCAAAGTAATTGATCACTTTATATGTGAAACGTCTCCTATCCTGCAGATATCCTGCACAGATACCCGTATCCTAGAATTGATGTCTTTTATCTTAGCTGTGGTGACACTTGTGGTCACATTGGTATTAGTGATTCTTTCTTACACTTACATCATTAAGACCATTCTGAAATtcccttctgcacagcaaaggaccaAAGCCTTTTCCACGTGTACTTCCCACATGATTGTTGTCTCCCTGACATATGGTAGCTGCATCTTTATGTATGTTAAGCCATCTGCAAGAGAAAGAGTAACTGTATCCAAAGGTGTGGCTTTGTTGTACATTTCAGTTGCTCCTTTACTAAATCCCTTCATTTACACCCTCAGGAACCAGCAGGTGAAAGAAGTCTTCTGGGATAGGTTACAAAAGATGTTGTGGTTTTccaaaaaaacaattataaaaatgttacaagtcaTAACcttatga
- the LOC130833332 gene encoding olfactory receptor 6C74-like has translation MGNHTRVTVFILAGLTDDPQLKAVLFIFLLLTYLLSITGNMIIITLTLMDPHLKTAMYFFLRNFSFLETSYTTTCIPKLLVMMATGDKTISYNSCIAQLFFVFLLGASEFYLLAAMSYDRYVAICKPLHYTAIMNSRVCIQLLFCCWLAGFFTIFVPLLLVLQLDFCASNIVDHFGCDSTPLLQISCSDTQLIETVGFISAVVTLMVTLAMVIISYIYIALTILKIPSSNHKKKAFSTCSSHMIVISLSYGSCIFMYVKPSVKQRVSFYKGIALLSTSIAPLLNPFIYTLRNQQVKKAFMSTIHRVISFSNK, from the coding sequence ATGGGAAACCACACAAGAGTGACAGTGTTTATCCTGGCCGGTTTGACTGATGACCCACAGTTGAAAGCTGTATTATTTATCTTCCTACTTCTCACCTACTTGCTAAGCATCACTGGAAATATGATCATCATCACACTCACCCTGATGGATCCTCACCTCAAGACcgccatgtatttttttcttcggaatttctctttcttagaaACTTCCTACACTACCACATGCATCCCTAAATTGCTGGTTATGATGGCAACGGGGGACAAAACCATTTCCTACAACAGTTGTATTGCACAATTGTTTTTTGTCTTCCTTCTTGGAGCATCTGAATTTTACTTGCTGGCAGCCatgtcctatgaccgctatgttgcCATCTGTAAGCCCCTACATTACACAGCCATCATGAACAGTAGAGTTTGCATTCAGCTTCTCTTCTGTTGTTGGCTTGCTGGCTTCTTTACCATCTTTGTACCTCTCCTCTTAGTCCTCCAGCTTGACTTCTGTGCTTCCAACATTGTTGATCATTTTGGCTGTGACTCAACTCCCCTCCTGCAGATCTCCTGCTCAGACACACAGCTCATTGAGACAGTGGGATTCATCTCGGCTGTGGTGACTCTCATGGTCACACTGGCAATGGTGATAATATCGTATATTTATATTGCATTAACAATTCTAAAAATCCCTTCAagtaatcacaagaaaaaagcattttcaaCGTGTTCTTCTCACATGATTGTGATATCCCTTTCTTATGGTAGCTGCATCTTCATGTATGTTAAACCATCAGTCAAACAAAGAGTATCTTTTTACAAGGGAATAGCACTACTCAGTACCTCAATTGCACCACTTTTGAACCCTTTCATCTACACCTTAAGGAACCAACAAGTGAAAAAAGCCTTTATGAGTACAATACACAGGGTCATTTctttctcaaataaataa